Proteins from one Desmodus rotundus isolate HL8 chromosome 9, HLdesRot8A.1, whole genome shotgun sequence genomic window:
- the LOC128779288 gene encoding olfactory receptor 7D4, translated as METGNQTRDSDFLLLGFSQDSENQPILFGLFLSMYLVTVLGNLLIILAVSSDSHLHTPMYFLLCNLSFVDICFTSTTIPKMLLNIQTQSKTISYIGCLIQVYFFVVFIGMDNFLLTVMAYDRYVAICHPLHYMVNMNLHFCSFLVLVSWFIRLCVSLVHILLMRRLTFCAGTEIPHFFCELAQILKEARSDTFINNVFMYVIAALLGVIPVTGILYSYAQIISSLMRMSSVGGKYKAFSTCGSHLTVVSLFYGTCLGVYLSSAVTPSSQRSLIASVMYTVVTPMLNPFIYSLRNKDVKGALGRLLNPASPCP; from the coding sequence ATGGAAACAGGAAATCAAACAAGGGATTCAGATTTTTTACTTCTGGGATTTTCCCAAGACTCAGAGAATCAACCCATCCTATTTGGACTGTTCCTGTCCATGTACCTGGTCACCGTGCTCGggaacctgctcatcatcctggctgtcagctcagactcccacctccacacccccatgtacttccTCCTCTGCAATCTGTCCTTTGTTGACATCtgtttcacctccaccaccatcccaaagatgctgctgaacatccagaCACAGAGCAAAACCATCTCCTATATTGGATGCCTCATTCAGGtgtatttttttgtagtttttattggAATGGACAACTTCCTCCTgactgtgatggcctatgaccggtATGTGGCCATCTGCCACCCCCTGCACTACATGGTCAAcatgaatttgcatttctgtagcTTCCTGGTTCTAGTCTCTTGGTTCATCAGGCTCTGTGTGTCGCTGGTTCATATCCTACTGATGAGGAGGCTGACTTTCTGTGCGGGAACTGAAATTCCACATTTCTTCTGTGAACTGGCTCAGATTCTCAAGGAAGCCCGCTCAGACACCTTCATCAATAATGTCTTCATGTATGTGATTGCTGCCCTACTGGGTGTGATTCCTGTCACTGGAATTCTCTATTCTTATGCTCAGATCATCTCCTCTTTAATGAGAATGTCCTCTGTAGGgggaaaatataaagcattttccacctgtggGTCTCACCTCACTGTGGTCTCCTTGTTTTATGGTACCTGCCTGGGGGTCTATCTCAGTTCTGCTGTGACCCCTTCTTCACAGAGAAGTTTGATTgcctcagtgatgtacactgtggtcacccccatgctgaaccccttcatctacagccTGAGAAACAAGGATGTGAAGGGGGCCCTAGGAAGGCTCCTCAACCCAGCATCACCTTGTCCGTGA